The sequence TGACCTGGATGGCTGAGCGCAAGCGCCCCGTCTTTCTAGTGGCCACAGCCAACGACATCGACCCGCTGCCTCCTGAGCTGGTACGCAAGGGACGGCTGGACGAAATCTTCTTTGTGGATTTGCCGGGTGATGCGGATCGGCAGGCCATTTTCACCATCCACCTGCAACGTCGCCAACTGGATGAGCAGCAGTTTGATCTTGCCGCGCTGTCGCAGGCTGCTGAGGGGTTTTCCGGCTCCGAGATCGAGCAGTCCATTGTCGCTGGTCTGTATGCGGCTCACGCTCAGCAAGCCACGCTGAACACCGCCATCCTGCAGACGGAGCTGGGGCGCACACGCCCGCTCTCGGTGGTGATGGCCGAAAAACTGGATGCCATGCGGGCGTGGGCAGAGGACCGGGCCGTGCGGGCGGACGGCCCTGCGGTAGAAGCTGTCTGAGCGGCTTCAGTCGCCAATCGGCAGAAAGCCGCTGCTGACCAGTTCGTCGAACAGGTTGGCGTAATCCTTGGCGGCGCGGCTGGCCGGGTTGTAGCTGAACACATCCTTGCCGCAGGCCAGTGCCTCCGCCAGGCTGGCACTCTCATGAATGCGGGTCTGGCACAGATCGTCGCCAAACGTATCCTGCAGCTTGCCGATGATGTCTTTCACGAACTTGCGGCGCTCATTGAAGCGGGTCAGCACATAGCGGCGTTTGATGGGGCGCTTGAGGACGGCTTCCAGCCCTTGCAGCGTATTGGTCAGCTGCACCGCGCCCTGGTAGGACAGAAAATCAGCGGCCACGGGCACCAGTACGCGTTCACTGGCCACAATGGCGTTGACCGACAGCACCCCCAGCATCGGACAACAGTCCATGATGATGGGCATATCCGGCGTCGCCAGCATTTCATCATGAATGGCATGTTTGAGCTTGGTGGCAATCTTGGTTTCCTTGCCCAGCAACATGTCGATCTTGCACAGCTCAATATGCGAAGGGATCAGGTTCAGCCCGTTGGGCAATTGCTGGATCAGGTCCGTTAGGTATTTCTCACCCTTGTAGAAGCCGTACAGCGAGGTGCCGAGCTGGGTTTGTGCGCCAGACAGCATGGTCAGATGGCACTGGGGGTCCAGGTCGATCATCAAGGGGTGGACATTGTCCCGGCGCATGGCTGCCGCCAGGTTGAAGGCTGTGGTGGTCTTGCCGACGCCACCTTTCTGATTGAATACCGCCAGCATGCTCATGGACGCGCGCGTTCCCTATGGGTGTGCAGCGGCACCAGATTGGTGCCGCTGCTTCGGATGGATATCCGTTTGACTATAGCGTCTCTGCTGCGTAATCGGCAAGGCGAGAACGCTCGCCGCGTTGCAGGGTCACGTGTCCGGAGTGCGCCCAACCCTTGAAACGGTCCACCACATAGGTCAGGCCGGAGCTGCCCTCCGTCAGGTACGGCGTATCAATCTGCGCGATATTGCCGAGGCAAATGATCTTGGTGCCGGGGCCGGCACGGGTGATCAACGTCTTCATCTGCTTGGAGGTCAGGTTCTGGGCTTCGTCGATGATCACAAACTTGTTGAGAAAGGTGCGCCCGCGCATGAAATTCAGGGATTTCACCTTGATACGGGCTCGAATCAGGTCACGGGTGGCGGCGCGGCCCCATTCCCCGGCTTCCTGGTCGCTCTGGTTAAGGACATCCAGATTGTCTTCCAGCGCGCCCATCCAAGGCGTCATCTTTTCCTCTTCTGTCCCCGGCAGGAAGCCGATGTCCTCGCCAACCGGTACGGTAACGCGAGTGACGATGATTTCCGTATAGAGCTTCTTCTCCAGCGTCATCGCCAGACCGGCTGCCAGTGTCATCAGGGTTTTGCCGGTACCGGCCTGCCCCAGCAGGGTGACGAAATCAATATTCGGGTCCATCAACAGGTTGAGGGCGAAATTCTGCTCACGGTTACGCGCGGTGATACCCCAGACATTGTTCTTCTGATGGGTATAGTCCTTCAGGGTTTCCAGCACCACCGTCTTGCCAGTTTGCTCTCGCACGATGGCACTGAAATCCTCCTGGCCACCGCCAAACAAAAATTCATTGACCATCAAGGACTTGCACAGAGGTCCGCTCAGCTTGTAGAAGGTACGCCCTCCTTCCTGCCAACTGCTCATGCCCTTGCTGTGTGCATCCCAGAAATCGGCAGGCAATTCCTGGAAGCCGGTGTACAGCAAGTCGGTGTCTTCCAGTACCTTGTCGTTGGTGTAGTCCTCGGCTGCAATGCCCAGCGCGCGGGACTTGATGCGCATATTGATGTCTTTCGACACCAGAATGACTTGCCGCCCAGGGTGCT is a genomic window of Leeia aquatica containing:
- a CDS encoding PhoH family protein, whose translation is MGSPAKRSKKSPVATKLFVLDTNVLMHDPTSLFRFDEHDIFLPMMTLEELDNNKKGMSEVSRNARQASRFLDQMVSGTEGTLDQGIPLAEPSQGGATGNLFLQTAPLAPTTPAHLPLGKADNLILSVVAALREQHPGRQVILVSKDINMRIKSRALGIAAEDYTNDKVLEDTDLLYTGFQELPADFWDAHSKGMSSWQEGGRTFYKLSGPLCKSLMVNEFLFGGGQEDFSAIVREQTGKTVVLETLKDYTHQKNNVWGITARNREQNFALNLLMDPNIDFVTLLGQAGTGKTLMTLAAGLAMTLEKKLYTEIIVTRVTVPVGEDIGFLPGTEEEKMTPWMGALEDNLDVLNQSDQEAGEWGRAATRDLIRARIKVKSLNFMRGRTFLNKFVIIDEAQNLTSKQMKTLITRAGPGTKIICLGNIAQIDTPYLTEGSSGLTYVVDRFKGWAHSGHVTLQRGERSRLADYAAETL
- a CDS encoding ParA family protein encodes the protein MSMLAVFNQKGGVGKTTTAFNLAAAMRRDNVHPLMIDLDPQCHLTMLSGAQTQLGTSLYGFYKGEKYLTDLIQQLPNGLNLIPSHIELCKIDMLLGKETKIATKLKHAIHDEMLATPDMPIIMDCCPMLGVLSVNAIVASERVLVPVAADFLSYQGAVQLTNTLQGLEAVLKRPIKRRYVLTRFNERRKFVKDIIGKLQDTFGDDLCQTRIHESASLAEALACGKDVFSYNPASRAAKDYANLFDELVSSGFLPIGD